The region TCTTCATCCTGTGGACTTTTTAACAAAGTATGGGATTGGGCATAAGACTGAgtttgggggtggtggggggagactGGGTTAGGATTCCAGCTGCAACTACTGAGTAGcagtatgaccttgaacaagttacttaactgtcTTCTCAGATGTAAAAGCTAATAAATTAGCATCTACCTCATTCActtctgagaattaaatgcaaTTTCATACGTGGAAGTCTCTGACCTGCAACCCCTTGATTCTCCCTAGAGGAACATACACCTCTTTCTTGTGTATGAGACCTTTatattcatactttaaaaaaaaatttcttttggaggggcgcctgggtggctcagccggttaagcaactgccttcggctcgggtcatgatctcagggtcctgggatcgaaccccacattgggctccttgctcagtggggagcctgcctctccctctccctctgcctgccgctccccctgcttgtgttctctctgtcaaataagtagattaaaaaaaaaaaatctttaaaaaaacatttcttttggaGCATACCCTTCATATTGTTCTGTACTTTTCACTATGGTCATCACTGTCTCAAGAGATGTTCCTTGTAACTGCATGTGCGTATGCATATATGTTATTTAttgatgtaccataatttatttcatcattttcctttattgtgATTTCCTTTAGACGGTTTCTCTATCCCTCCATTCTGCCACTGAATGTGATCACAGGAGACCTGTTAGTCTGAGCTCTGTGCTACAAAGCTTTCAGAGACAAGTAATGCAAAGTCTAGTTCTCAGAGTGAAGGAAACTGGATCAGCATTATATATGGAGTAGTAAATGAAGAAGGGAGGTCTCTTGGGAAATGCTCTAGGGGCCTGAGTGTAGATCTATTCAGCTACTTTCCAAACTGGAATACCACTCTATGGTTGATGGTAGAGCCTTAACCTGAGAGCCTGAGAGCAGGTCAGTGGGTAGGTGTTCTATTTCGTTACCATTTGTCCTCCCCAATGTGGAGGCCAGAAGAGAAGGTCCGAGGACGACCAACTGGTTTCTGTGCAGGCATGTAAAATGCCGTATCTAGCCCATGACAAGCCCCAGGGATTGTCAGGTAGGTTGGCTGAAGCCCACTTATATTCCTGTCTCTGGCTTCATCCTGTCTTCCAAATTTGGAAGCCTCTCAAGAACATAagttctgggacacctgggtggctcagatgttaagcctctgccttcagctcaggtcgtgatcccagggtcatgggatcgagccccacatcgggctcctggctcagcgaggagcctgcttctccctctgcctctccccctgctcatgctttctctctctgtacctctgtgtctcaaatgaataaataaaatctttaaaaaaaaaaaaacataagttcttggggcacctaggtggctcagtcagttaagcgtctgccttcagctcaggtcaggatcctgggatcgagccctgcatcaggctccctgctcagtggggagcctgcttctccctctgccccttcccctgcttttgTGCActtgcgcgcgcgcgctctcacgctctcttgctctcacaaaaataagtaaatttaaaaaaaataaaaggtcagggaacctttttataaaaaaaataaaaaacaatctctCATTTTTAGTGATCAGTACATTTTCTCctaaactcagaaaaatatatgAGCATGTAAACCATCTAAGCAGTTGTTTTGAATATTCTCAATGGGATTATTATAAGGGATACCCTATCTctgaaaatccatttatttttcaatacaaAAAAGTCCTTTCTAGTATATTGGTTCAAGATGCGGAAGTTAAATTCAAGCAATGGGAGAAGGTTCCAGTGCTGAGGATATGGAGTGTGCGGAGAAAAGGCATGCCATCTGCATGGCACAGTATGGCACAGGAGGAAGGCTAATGCAACATGACCCTTAAGCTGTGGCTGTCTCCTGAAGGCAGTCTGGAACTGACGTACTCCAGAAGTACGTCATAGAATGTGAacacctgtctctctctctctctctctgtctctctctggcaaggGATTTGTGGTAGACTGGGATGATGAGAGAAGCTGATTCCCAAATTAGAATTAATGACAGTTTTTGCCATACTTGGGAATACGATTTAAGCAGGACTCTTCATAGATTGTGTTGCTGAACTTTTTCTCTATTTGACATTCCAGGGTGACAATGAAGAGCAGGAAAAATTATTGAAGAAGAGCTGCACATTGTATGTTGGAAATCTTTCCTTTTACACAACTGAAGAACAAATCTATGAACTCTTCAGCAAAAGTGGTGACATAAAGAAGATCATTATGGGCCTGGATAAGATGAAGAAAACAGCATGTGGGTTCTGCTTTGTGGAGTATCCTTCCTGTGTGTCTGGTGTAGCTATTGGGTGAGGGTGGGGCCAAGAGTggctagttttaaaaaaatgagtgaggCCATCCACTAATTAGCATCCCTGTACTTAATTACCTCTACGTCTCCTTCCTTCATCTAGCTCTTACCTTCTGCCCAGTGTGTCTGCACTCTTGTGTTGTAAAAGCTGCTAACATTTACATTGTTCTGAAATCCATGCTTTGTTTAGAATTTATTCTTTAAGAAagtcttttgaaaatatatgctCATGGTGTTTACAGAAGTACAAAGGatatagggaaaataaaatctctgtaCTGTTCTAAACCCAGACAGTTACCAGTTCTTGGGTGTCTTTCCAGCAGTGATCCTGTGGATGCATGGTAGCATACTGCATGCACTATTTTTTCCCCACCTTAGAGATTGTTTTATGGTAGCACACATAGGTCTACctcttttttaaatggctgtatagtatttcattatgTAGATGTATATAGCTTGATTTTATATAAGGTCAAAACCAAACTAGCATCTCCCTGGAAATTCTGTAAATATTGGACCTCCTGGATTTTTtccttggggtttttttctcctaacattttcttttttggtcactTTGTCTTACATTCTGAGAAATTTCCCAGACCTCATCTAACACGTTTCAAAAAATTTTGTTTGTGCCCCAAATTacctgggaatttttttttgggggggggctgtATTTATGCTGTAAATTTTCCTTAAATGTGTGGTGATCCCTAGGTTCCCAGTCATAATTAGGGAAAAGAAGGCTAACTTTGTGGGCCCAGGCAACTCTCTCTCAAGTTGCTGCCCCGCCTTTGGTAAATGTGGGTTTCCTAAATGCCAGAATGAAAAGGGATTTTATTTTGACTTAACTAACATCAAAGACACTGCCCTATAGGGTTCCTCCAGATGGTTTGTTCAAAACTCTGTcgttctatttttatttgcctgTGTTTAAATGCCTTCCTGCTCGCAGGTGATCTTCCCACATACAGACCTTTAATTAAACCCTATTTGCTGTCTCCTTTAAGTCCCTTCAAGAATATTTCAAACTGTGACTGATCCATTAGCACTCTTCCTTCACTTCCTTGAACCTCTAGTTTGCTGATGGCCtcttctgttctttgggtgtaTATATGTCATCTTAATGGGGTcttgaaaaggaaatgagaaatgtgCTTACTCTTTTAGCTTGAACTGGAAGCCCTACTTTCGAACCTATTCCAAACTTTTGATTTTGGGGTCTGGTTTCTGGGCTCTACAAGCTTCTTCCATTCCCCCTTCAGACACAAGGGACAAGAGTGCCCAGATTTTATATTCGCCTCAGGGGGCAATAGCATCAAAGTTCAGAGGGTACAGGGAGAACAACAGAAGACACAAAGCAAGTCCACCTTATAGGTAATACTCAGTCTCTGAGAACTGAATGCTTTTGCATTTGTCTTGTGTGTCAGAGATCCACAATCATAACAGCAGACAATTGCCAAGAGAGGCTGCCATTGCCAGTGTTTTTTCTCACTTTGCCCTTTTATCATGTCATTCATCCAGCAAAAAAATTACTGAATGCCCAttgtgtgctaggcattgtgtAGGTGTTGGACACTGGAATTTCAGCAAGTGCTTCCCTGCCTGTGTAACTGAAGACAATAGAGTTCAGCATTTCCCTGAACCCAGCTAATGATAATGATTGCTTATAGATTTTAATATCACCCCAAAGGTAGATTGAGTGGATCTGATTAAACAGGTTTGGGAACACCTAACCTGAGTAATAGGATACTGAGTCTTTCCTTCTAATGAAATGCAATGGCAATTCCATATGCACTATAACCTCTTTTTATTAAGTTGAATATATAGTTCCAAATTtggatgtttttgtttccttggaTAAGTGTGCAGTTTGCGCTCTAAACCTGCACTGAACATATTTATACTTTACAAACCAAAATATGGGGACAATGGGACCAAATAATTATTAACAGGATTATCTAGGCAATCACGATCAGTAGCCTTGGATAAATCATAGTTGACTCTGTAAGTGCTTCTGGACCAACCTCAAACAGGCTTGTGCAAACCAAATTATCTTTGAAATCCTTCTGGTTGGATTCATTTTTGTACTCTTTCTTAACAACTCAGCTTCATTTAGACGTTGCTTTCTGTATTTCCAAAAACGTTTGGAGAAATGCTATATAGTGTTCCTTAATACTGAAGATACTATTCAAGAGCAGATGCAGAAAATGCCATGAGGTACATAAACGGAACTCGTCTGGATGACCGGATCATTCGCACAGACTGGGACGCAGGCTTTAAGGAGGGAAGGCAGTATGGCCGTGGGCGATCTGGGGGCCAGGTATGCAGGAAGGTTCTCTTGGCTCAGTCTTTGCCTGGTATCTCCGTCCTAGTGACAAGGGCTTTGTCACTTTGTGTTTGctcttttagaaaacaattttgtGCCTATAACCTTTGGCTTGCAGTGAATCTGGAAACTACCCATTAGGATTGGTAAATTATAGATTCTATACGTTTTCACAAGCAACCATTATTGGACTTCTGCTAGGGGCATTTTGTACCTGTAAGTGTctagaacaaaaggaaaatgcattgaaataaattttaagtttttaattttaaaatagccatTTGGAATATGCTACTTTTGAATGCTGTTGAGTATGAGCATGatgtttggtttaaaaaaaaaaacaaacataggcggggcgcctggctggctcagatggtagagcatgtgactcttgatctcggggtcacgagttcaagccccatgttgggcgtagagttttatttattaagtaagcaaacaaaaccattacgtaatctttttaaaa is a window of Zalophus californianus isolate mZalCal1 chromosome 1, mZalCal1.pri.v2, whole genome shotgun sequence DNA encoding:
- the NCBP2 gene encoding nuclear cap-binding protein subunit 2 isoform X6, encoding MSGGLLKALRSDSYVELSQYRDQHFRGDNEEQEKLLKKSCTLYVGNLSFYTTEEQIYELFSKSGDIKKIIMGLDKMKKTACGFCFVEYYSRADAENAMRYINGTRLDDRIIRTDWDAGFKEGRQYGRGRSGGQVRDEYRQDYDAGRGGYGKLAQNH
- the NCBP2 gene encoding nuclear cap-binding protein subunit 2 isoform X5, with the translated sequence MSGGLLKALRSDSYVELSQYRDQHFRGDNEEQEKLLKKSCTLYVGNLSFYTTEEQIYELFSKSGDIKKIIMGLDKMKKTACGFCFVEYYSRADAENAMRYINGTRLDDRIIRTDWDAGFKEGRQYGRGRSGGQVRDEYRQDYDAGRGGYGKLAQNQ
- the NCBP2 gene encoding nuclear cap-binding protein subunit 2 isoform X1 yields the protein MSGGLLKALRSDSYVELSQYRDQHFRGDNEEQEKLLKKSCTLYVGNLSFYTTEEQIYELFSKSGDIKKIIMGLDKMKKTACGFCFVEYYSRADAENAMRYINGTRLDDRIIRTDWDAGFKEGRQYGRGRSGGQVRDEYRQDYDAGRGGYGKLAQNHLTLKTNPTTRRAKSKGFNHLVKCVPHLVT
- the NCBP2 gene encoding nuclear cap-binding protein subunit 2 isoform X2, with the translated sequence MSGGLLKALRSDSYVELSQYRDQHFRGDNEEQEKLLKKSCTLYVGNLSFYTTEEQIYELFSKSGDIKKIIMGLDKMKKTACGFCFVEADAENAMRYINGTRLDDRIIRTDWDAGFKEGRQYGRGRSGGQVRDEYRQDYDAGRGGYGKLAQNHLTLKTNPTTRRAKSKGFNHLVKCVPHLVT
- the NCBP2 gene encoding nuclear cap-binding protein subunit 2 isoform X3, translated to MSGGLLKALRSDSYVELSQYRDQHFRGDNEEQEKLLKKSCTLYVGNLSFYTTEEQIYELFSKSGDIKKIIMGLDKMKKTACGFCFVEYYSRADAENAMRYINGTRLDDRIIRTDWDAGFKEGRQYGRGRSGGQVRDEYRQDYDAGRGGYGKLAQNQA